The following coding sequences lie in one Drosophila sulfurigaster albostrigata strain 15112-1811.04 chromosome 2R, ASM2355843v2, whole genome shotgun sequence genomic window:
- the LOC133838260 gene encoding ankyrin repeat and protein kinase domain-containing protein 1 isoform X2, which translates to MLMLACTEAAPPSTNCLHRAIRKSQQFLVKRMLRRRPSLVDYPGPNGFLPLANAIIQGEMCIIDVLLSSGCSVHLGNPQNGRTPLHLAFYHGHLPSARILLNKKAQLEAVDCNGMTPAHCAVDANQLEMVKFALESGANLEARDACEWTLLMRAVVMDASLELIKLLVTHGANLLAVDGLGKSCSDLAKLYRRQQAGDYFDKVHTFRLEKAAKAAALNAAKQATTKGLSAAVDVIG; encoded by the exons GCCTGCACAGAAGCTGCGCCGCCCTCGACAAACTGTTTGCATCGCGCCATCCGCAAATCGCAGCAATTTCTGGTGAAGCGCATGTTACGTCGTCGACCAAGTCTGGTCGATTATCCCGGTCCGAATGGCTTTCTACCGCTGGCCAATGCAATTATTCAGGGCGAGATGTGTATTATCGATGTGCTGCTCTCATCCGGCTGCAGTGTTCACCTCGGGAATCCACAAAACGGACGCACGCCGTTGCAC CTGGCCTTCTACCATGGTCATCTGCCCTCGGCCCGGATACTGTTGAATAAAAAGGCACAGCTGGAGGCGGTTGACTGCAATGGCATGACACCAGCGCACTGTGCCGTTGATGCCAATCAGCTGGAAATGGTGAAATTTGCACTCGAGTCGGGCGCAAATTTGGAGGCCAGAGATGCCTGTGAGTGGACACTACTGATGCGTGCAG TGGTGATGGATGCAAGCCTGGAGCTTATCAAGTTGCTGGTGACGCACGGCGCCAACTTGTTGGCCGTGGATGGCCTGGGCAAAAGCTGCAGCGATTTGGCCAAACTTTATCGCCGACAGCAGGCTGGGGATTATTTCGACAAGGTGCACACGTTTCGACTGGAAAAGgcagcaaaggcagcagcacTAAATGCGGCAAAACAGGCAACCACAAAGGGATTAAGTGCAGCGGTCGACGTAATAGGATAG
- the LOC133838260 gene encoding ankyrin repeat and SOCS box protein 13 isoform X1 — translation MEQHMDNNKIANQLPSSSSSSSSVWRNFEARVLKSTVNSVCLDWTPHDNARVYSIEKYHKRYDWQQVAWTSTSPHTIDKLEENFGYRLRIKALQLVEGEEEGGNCSHYEILAISPDVIACTEAAPPSTNCLHRAIRKSQQFLVKRMLRRRPSLVDYPGPNGFLPLANAIIQGEMCIIDVLLSSGCSVHLGNPQNGRTPLHLAFYHGHLPSARILLNKKAQLEAVDCNGMTPAHCAVDANQLEMVKFALESGANLEARDACEWTLLMRAVVMDASLELIKLLVTHGANLLAVDGLGKSCSDLAKLYRRQQAGDYFDKVHTFRLEKAAKAAALNAAKQATTKGLSAAVDVIG, via the exons aTGGAGCAACACATggataacaataaaattgcaaaccaattgccatcgtcgtcgtcgtcgtcgtcctccGTGTGGCGCAACTTTGAGGCGCGCGTTTTAAAGTCGACGGTGAACAGCGTCTGCCTCGACTGGACACCACATGACAATGCCCGTGTCTACAGCATTGAGAAGTATCACAAACGTTACGACTGGCAGCAGGTGGCCTGGACAAGCACAAGTCCACACACCATCGACAAATTGGAGGAGAATTTCGGCTATCGACTGCGCATCAAGGCGCTCCAATTGGTcgagggagaggaagagggagggAATTGCAGCCACTATGAGATACTCGCCATTTCACCGGATGTCATT GCCTGCACAGAAGCTGCGCCGCCCTCGACAAACTGTTTGCATCGCGCCATCCGCAAATCGCAGCAATTTCTGGTGAAGCGCATGTTACGTCGTCGACCAAGTCTGGTCGATTATCCCGGTCCGAATGGCTTTCTACCGCTGGCCAATGCAATTATTCAGGGCGAGATGTGTATTATCGATGTGCTGCTCTCATCCGGCTGCAGTGTTCACCTCGGGAATCCACAAAACGGACGCACGCCGTTGCAC CTGGCCTTCTACCATGGTCATCTGCCCTCGGCCCGGATACTGTTGAATAAAAAGGCACAGCTGGAGGCGGTTGACTGCAATGGCATGACACCAGCGCACTGTGCCGTTGATGCCAATCAGCTGGAAATGGTGAAATTTGCACTCGAGTCGGGCGCAAATTTGGAGGCCAGAGATGCCTGTGAGTGGACACTACTGATGCGTGCAG TGGTGATGGATGCAAGCCTGGAGCTTATCAAGTTGCTGGTGACGCACGGCGCCAACTTGTTGGCCGTGGATGGCCTGGGCAAAAGCTGCAGCGATTTGGCCAAACTTTATCGCCGACAGCAGGCTGGGGATTATTTCGACAAGGTGCACACGTTTCGACTGGAAAAGgcagcaaaggcagcagcacTAAATGCGGCAAAACAGGCAACCACAAAGGGATTAAGTGCAGCGGTCGACGTAATAGGATAG